In Streptomyces canus, one DNA window encodes the following:
- a CDS encoding FadD7 family fatty acid--CoA ligase — MAVPAAASVRDANRYRPSEVAGLVDLLDRQVRERPDARALVVTGERVHLSYRGLASLADDVAGRLGGAGLRPGDAVGLICANTAEFVVGLLGAARAGLVAAPLDPALPESQLSARLLALGARAVLLDASAPGVVPVPVPAWPLRVDVSRAAMTAVVLEPGVCEVPQGCGAAGELSDRDALVLFTAGTTDRAKMVPLTHANVAASLRNICATYELGPGDATVAVMPFFHGHGLFAALLASLASGGCVLLPERGRFSAGTFWDDMRAVGATWFTAVPAIHEILLDRSEREYPGPQAPPLKFVRSCSAPLNTATQRALERTFGAPLLSGYGMTESSHQATSEPLPQRGALRQGSVGRPTGVEVRVVDRGGRPCPVGVEGEVWVQGPTVARGYLADGDESARTFVDGWLRTGDLGALDEDGYLSLTGRIKNLINRGGEKISPEHVEDILAGCPGVAEAAVFAVPDGVYGQRVGAAVVVREADGVGREEILRYCRDRLAPFEVPDRLELVAALPYTAKGGLDRKAVQARYAP; from the coding sequence ATGGCCGTTCCGGCCGCGGCATCCGTGCGTGACGCGAACCGGTACCGGCCTTCGGAGGTCGCGGGCCTGGTCGACCTCCTCGACCGGCAGGTACGTGAACGCCCCGACGCCCGGGCCCTCGTGGTGACCGGCGAGCGTGTGCACCTGTCGTACCGGGGGCTCGCGTCCCTGGCCGACGACGTGGCCGGCCGGCTCGGTGGTGCGGGGCTGCGCCCCGGTGACGCGGTCGGCCTGATCTGTGCCAACACGGCGGAGTTCGTCGTCGGGTTGCTCGGCGCGGCGCGGGCCGGGCTGGTGGCGGCTCCGCTGGATCCCGCGCTGCCCGAGTCGCAACTGTCCGCGCGTCTGCTGGCGTTGGGTGCGCGGGCGGTCCTCCTCGATGCGTCCGCGCCCGGTGTCGTCCCGGTTCCGGTGCCGGCCTGGCCGCTGCGGGTGGACGTCTCCCGTGCGGCCATGACTGCGGTGGTGCTCGAACCCGGTGTCTGTGAAGTGCCGCAAGGCTGTGGCGCGGCCGGTGAGTTGTCGGACCGGGACGCCCTCGTGCTGTTCACCGCCGGCACCACCGACCGGGCGAAGATGGTCCCGTTGACGCACGCCAATGTGGCCGCCTCGCTTCGGAACATCTGCGCCACCTATGAATTGGGCCCCGGGGACGCGACGGTCGCGGTGATGCCGTTCTTCCACGGCCACGGGCTGTTCGCCGCGCTGCTGGCGTCCCTGGCGAGCGGGGGCTGTGTGCTGCTGCCCGAGCGGGGGCGGTTCTCGGCGGGCACGTTCTGGGACGACATGCGGGCCGTGGGCGCCACGTGGTTCACGGCGGTGCCGGCGATCCACGAGATCCTTCTGGACCGGTCGGAGCGGGAGTACCCGGGTCCGCAGGCGCCGCCGCTGAAGTTCGTCCGCAGTTGCAGCGCGCCCCTCAATACGGCCACGCAGCGGGCGCTGGAGCGCACGTTCGGCGCGCCGCTGCTGTCCGGGTACGGGATGACCGAGTCCTCGCACCAGGCGACCAGCGAACCGCTGCCGCAGCGGGGAGCGCTCAGGCAGGGGTCGGTGGGCCGGCCGACCGGGGTCGAGGTGCGGGTCGTGGACCGGGGCGGGCGTCCCTGTCCGGTGGGTGTCGAGGGCGAGGTGTGGGTGCAGGGGCCCACGGTCGCCCGGGGCTATCTCGCCGACGGGGACGAGTCGGCGCGGACCTTCGTCGACGGGTGGCTGCGCACCGGTGATCTGGGCGCGCTGGACGAGGACGGGTACCTCTCGCTGACCGGGCGGATCAAGAACCTCATCAACCGGGGTGGGGAGAAGATCTCGCCCGAGCATGTCGAGGACATCCTGGCCGGCTGCCCCGGGGTCGCGGAGGCGGCCGTGTTCGCCGTGCCCGACGGGGTCTACGGGCAGCGGGTCGGCGCGGCCGTGGTGGTGCGCGAGGCCGACGGCGTCGGCCGCGAGGAGATCCTGCGGTACTGCCGTGACCGGCTGGCCCCGTTCGAGGTGCCGGACCGGCTCGAGCTGGTCGCCGCACTGCCGTACACCGCGAAGGGAGGCCTGGACCGGAAGGCGGTACAGGCGCGGTACGCACCCTGA
- a CDS encoding PAS domain S-box protein, whose amino-acid sequence MADLDPAVVLGMADQTPDGIVIIDSEGLIRYWNRGAERIFGFPAADVAGRSLDVIIPERHRKRHQDGFEAAMERGSSKYGDADLLNVPALAADGRKLSIEFSVVLLAGPDGSSYCGAVIRDVTARRERERELMRRRAETTTV is encoded by the coding sequence ATGGCAGATCTGGATCCCGCGGTGGTGCTCGGCATGGCAGACCAGACACCCGACGGCATAGTGATCATCGACAGCGAAGGGCTGATCCGCTACTGGAACCGGGGCGCGGAGCGCATCTTCGGATTTCCGGCGGCCGACGTGGCCGGTCGGAGCCTGGACGTCATCATTCCCGAGAGGCACCGCAAGCGGCACCAGGACGGGTTCGAGGCGGCCATGGAGCGGGGGTCCAGCAAGTACGGGGACGCGGATCTGCTGAACGTCCCGGCGCTGGCCGCGGACGGCCGCAAGCTGTCCATCGAGTTCAGCGTGGTGCTGCTGGCGGGCCCCGACGGCAGCAGCTACTGCGGCGCGGTGATCCGGGACGTCACCGCGCGACGCGAGCGGGAGCGGGAGCTGATGCGGCGCCGGGCCGAGACGACGACGGTCTGA
- a CDS encoding serine hydrolase domain-containing protein, which translates to MADIQGTYDDLFSAVPNKLAALLDEGDVGGSVAVFVDGEPVVDVWGGFADAARTALWERDTLTNVFSTTKTMTALCALILADRGELDVDAPVARYWQEFAAAGKEKVLVRHLLSHTAGLPHWEGPVEEIYDWTSATARLAAQPPIWEPGTAAGYHSLTQGFLVGEVLRRITGRTVGEFLADEVTGPLDADFHIGLSAEHDHRVALTVPPPGRDEDYTAGAATPGPDETPSTVTALRVRDGNSVAWRRAQIPAASGFGNARSIALVQSALACEGTVRGVRLLSAAGAGRAREEQFSGEDRVIGMAQRYGLGYGLFGNTFGWGGWGGSLVMIDPDARMVVAYATNQMREPAQDTRGLDLVMSAYDGLQGLLR; encoded by the coding sequence ATGGCCGACATCCAGGGCACGTACGACGATCTGTTCTCCGCCGTCCCCAACAAGCTGGCAGCGCTGCTGGACGAGGGGGATGTCGGCGGATCCGTGGCCGTCTTCGTGGACGGTGAACCGGTGGTGGACGTCTGGGGCGGCTTCGCCGACGCAGCCCGGACGGCCCTGTGGGAGCGGGACACGCTCACCAACGTCTTCTCCACGACCAAGACGATGACGGCACTGTGCGCCCTGATCCTCGCCGACCGCGGCGAGCTCGACGTGGACGCCCCGGTCGCCCGGTACTGGCAGGAGTTCGCCGCCGCCGGCAAGGAGAAGGTGCTGGTACGGCATCTGCTCTCGCACACCGCGGGACTGCCCCACTGGGAGGGCCCGGTCGAGGAGATCTACGACTGGACCTCCGCCACCGCCCGGCTCGCCGCCCAGCCACCGATCTGGGAGCCCGGCACCGCGGCCGGCTACCACTCGCTCACCCAGGGATTCCTGGTCGGCGAGGTCCTGCGCAGGATCACCGGCCGCACCGTGGGTGAGTTCCTGGCCGACGAGGTGACCGGCCCCCTCGACGCCGACTTCCACATCGGACTCTCCGCCGAACACGATCACCGCGTCGCCCTCACGGTCCCCCCGCCCGGTCGGGACGAGGACTACACCGCGGGCGCCGCCACCCCCGGTCCCGACGAGACACCCTCCACTGTGACCGCCCTGCGCGTCCGGGACGGAAACAGCGTGGCCTGGCGGCGTGCCCAGATCCCCGCCGCCAGCGGGTTCGGCAATGCCCGCTCCATCGCGCTCGTCCAGTCCGCGCTCGCCTGCGAAGGCACGGTCCGGGGCGTACGGCTGCTGTCGGCGGCGGGTGCCGGGCGGGCCCGGGAGGAGCAGTTCAGCGGCGAGGACCGCGTGATCGGCATGGCGCAGCGGTACGGCCTGGGCTACGGCCTCTTCGGCAACACCTTCGGCTGGGGCGGCTGGGGCGGCTCCCTCGTCATGATCGACCCCGACGCCCGCATGGTGGTGGCGTACGCGACCAACCAGATGCGCGAACCCGCCCAGGACACCCGGGGGTTGGACCTCGTCATGTCCGCCTACGACGGACTCCAGGGGCTGCTCCGCTGA
- the oxc gene encoding oxalyl-CoA decarboxylase, translated as MTAPSTLETAAAADVPTELTDGYHLVVDALRMNDVDTIYGVVGIPITDLARLAQAQGIRYIGFRHESNAGHAAAIAGYLNKKPGVALTVSAPGFLNGLVALANATTNCFPMVQISGSSERHLVDLKQGDYEEMDQLAAAQPFVKAAYRVSRVEDIGRGIARALRTAISGRPGGVYLDIPAAVLGAIMPKEEGDRTLSRLVDPAPRQLPAPEAVERAIELLASAERPLVVLGKGAAYAQADAKVRQFIESTGIPYVPMSMAKGLLPDDHPQSAATARSLALKKADVVMLIGARLNWLLGHGQAGWNPDAKFVQIDIDPKEMDSNRPISAPLVGDIESVLDALAERTKPGQITAPSAWREELGARSAQNVAKMAKRLEADPHPMQFMGALKAVRDVVRAHPETYIVNEGANALDIARNVIDMHVPRHRLDSGTWGVMGIGMGYAIAAAVESGAPVVAIEGDSAFGFSGIEIETICRYKLPVVTVIMNNGGVYRGDDTNPYDDAPSPTTLMSAARHDLLIEAFGGKGYRATTPAEVTAALTEALASGGPALIDCVIDPSAGTESGHISHLNPKGITVGNITPAKK; from the coding sequence ATGACCGCCCCCTCGACACTGGAGACCGCGGCAGCAGCCGACGTTCCGACCGAGCTCACCGACGGGTACCACCTGGTCGTCGACGCGCTCAGGATGAACGACGTCGACACCATCTACGGGGTGGTCGGCATCCCGATCACCGACCTGGCCCGTCTCGCCCAGGCGCAGGGCATCCGCTACATCGGCTTCCGCCACGAGAGCAACGCCGGACACGCGGCCGCCATCGCCGGCTACCTCAACAAGAAACCCGGCGTGGCCCTCACGGTCTCGGCCCCGGGCTTCCTCAACGGCCTGGTCGCCCTGGCCAACGCGACCACCAACTGCTTCCCGATGGTCCAGATCTCCGGCTCCAGCGAGCGCCACCTCGTCGACCTCAAACAGGGCGACTACGAGGAGATGGACCAACTCGCCGCCGCGCAGCCCTTCGTGAAGGCCGCCTACCGGGTCAGCCGGGTGGAGGACATCGGCCGGGGCATCGCCCGCGCCCTGCGCACCGCGATCTCCGGGCGCCCCGGAGGTGTCTATCTCGACATCCCCGCGGCGGTGCTCGGCGCCATCATGCCCAAGGAGGAGGGCGACCGGACGCTGAGCCGTCTCGTCGACCCCGCGCCGCGCCAGCTGCCCGCTCCGGAGGCCGTGGAACGGGCGATCGAGCTCCTTGCCTCCGCCGAGCGCCCCCTGGTGGTGCTGGGCAAGGGCGCCGCGTACGCCCAGGCGGACGCCAAGGTACGGCAGTTCATCGAGTCGACCGGCATTCCGTACGTACCGATGTCGATGGCGAAGGGCCTGCTGCCCGACGACCACCCCCAGTCCGCGGCCACCGCCCGTTCGCTGGCGCTGAAGAAGGCCGACGTCGTGATGCTGATCGGCGCCCGCCTCAACTGGCTCCTTGGCCATGGCCAGGCGGGGTGGAACCCCGACGCCAAGTTCGTCCAGATCGACATCGACCCGAAGGAGATGGACAGCAACCGGCCCATCTCCGCACCCCTCGTCGGTGACATCGAGTCGGTGCTCGACGCACTTGCCGAACGCACCAAGCCCGGCCAGATCACGGCCCCTTCGGCCTGGCGCGAGGAGCTCGGGGCGCGTTCGGCGCAGAACGTCGCCAAGATGGCCAAGCGCCTGGAGGCCGACCCGCACCCGATGCAGTTCATGGGCGCGCTGAAGGCCGTACGCGACGTCGTGCGCGCGCACCCGGAGACGTACATCGTCAACGAGGGCGCCAACGCCCTGGACATCGCGCGCAATGTCATCGACATGCACGTGCCGCGACACCGCCTCGACAGCGGCACCTGGGGCGTCATGGGCATCGGCATGGGCTACGCGATCGCCGCCGCCGTCGAGAGCGGCGCCCCGGTCGTGGCCATCGAGGGCGACAGCGCCTTCGGGTTCAGCGGCATCGAGATCGAGACGATCTGCCGCTACAAGCTGCCCGTCGTCACCGTGATCATGAACAACGGCGGTGTCTACCGCGGCGACGACACCAACCCCTACGACGACGCGCCCTCGCCCACGACCCTGATGTCGGCGGCCCGCCACGACCTGCTCATCGAGGCTTTCGGTGGCAAGGGCTACCGGGCCACCACGCCCGCCGAGGTCACCGCCGCGCTCACCGAGGCCCTCGCCTCCGGCGGACCGGCGCTCATCGACTGCGTGATCGACCCCTCGGCCGGCACCGAGAGCGGCCACATCTCGCACCTCAACCCCAAGGGCATCACCGTCGGCAACATCACGCCGGCCAAGAAGTGA
- a CDS encoding formate dehydrogenase subunit delta produces the protein MTATVPAECRMANDIARNLGHLPGEDAAEAIAGHIGRFWDPRMRTRLHEFVDAGVDGLDPLVVAAVKLLR, from the coding sequence ATGACCGCGACCGTGCCGGCGGAGTGCAGGATGGCCAACGACATCGCCAGGAACCTCGGTCACCTGCCGGGGGAGGACGCCGCGGAGGCGATCGCGGGGCACATCGGCAGGTTCTGGGACCCGCGCATGCGCACGCGGCTCCACGAGTTCGTCGATGCCGGGGTGGACGGCCTGGACCCCCTGGTGGTGGCCGCGGTGAAGCTTCTGCGCTGA
- the frc gene encoding formyl-CoA transferase: protein MSEKPLAGIKVIDFTGVQAGPACTQMLAWFGADVLKVERPNGGDVTRRQLRDIEDLDALYFTMLNSNKRSLAINTKTAEGKEVLEKLIKDADVLVENFAPGALDRMGFTWERIQELNPRLIFGSVKGFNDQSSWNDLKVYENVAQCAGGAASTTGFWDGPPTISGAAIGDTNTGMHLAIGILTAIIDRGRTGRGQKVSVSMQDAVLNLCRVKLRDQQRLERVGYLEEYPQYPNGEFTDVVPRGGNAGGGGQPGWVLKCKGWETDPNAYIYFTVQEQNWKRTAEVIGHPEWAEDPEYATARARQSHIFEIFEEIEKWLADKTKYEAVDVLREWEVPCAPVMSMKEIAYDEDLRNSGTVVEVEQKGRGTYLTVGSPVKFSSFKPEVVGAPLLGEHSSEVLVELGYDEETIGRLKESGVIV from the coding sequence ATGAGTGAAAAGCCGCTCGCCGGAATCAAGGTGATCGACTTCACCGGGGTCCAGGCCGGTCCCGCCTGCACGCAGATGCTCGCCTGGTTCGGCGCCGACGTCCTGAAGGTGGAGCGCCCGAACGGCGGCGATGTGACGCGCCGTCAGCTCAGGGACATCGAGGACCTGGACGCGCTCTACTTCACGATGCTCAACAGCAACAAGCGCTCCCTCGCCATCAACACCAAGACCGCCGAGGGCAAGGAGGTCCTGGAGAAGCTCATCAAGGACGCCGACGTCCTGGTGGAGAACTTCGCGCCGGGCGCCCTGGACCGCATGGGCTTCACCTGGGAGCGCATCCAGGAGCTCAACCCGCGCCTGATCTTCGGCTCGGTGAAGGGCTTCAACGACCAGTCGTCCTGGAACGACCTCAAGGTCTACGAGAACGTCGCCCAGTGCGCGGGCGGCGCCGCCTCCACCACCGGCTTCTGGGACGGTCCTCCCACCATCTCCGGCGCCGCCATCGGCGACACCAACACCGGTATGCACCTGGCGATCGGCATCCTCACCGCGATCATCGACCGGGGGAGGACCGGCCGCGGGCAGAAGGTCTCCGTCTCGATGCAGGACGCCGTGCTCAACCTCTGCCGCGTCAAGCTGCGCGACCAGCAGCGCCTGGAGCGGGTCGGCTACCTGGAGGAGTACCCGCAGTACCCGAACGGCGAGTTCACCGACGTGGTGCCGCGCGGCGGCAACGCGGGCGGCGGCGGCCAGCCCGGCTGGGTCCTCAAGTGCAAGGGCTGGGAGACCGACCCGAACGCCTACATCTACTTCACGGTCCAGGAGCAGAACTGGAAGCGCACCGCCGAGGTGATCGGCCACCCCGAGTGGGCCGAGGACCCGGAGTACGCCACCGCGCGAGCCCGTCAGTCGCACATCTTCGAGATCTTCGAGGAGATCGAGAAGTGGCTCGCGGACAAGACCAAGTACGAGGCGGTGGACGTCCTGCGGGAGTGGGAGGTGCCCTGCGCCCCGGTGATGAGCATGAAGGAGATCGCCTACGACGAGGACCTGCGCAACAGCGGCACGGTCGTCGAGGTCGAGCAGAAGGGCCGCGGCACCTATCTGACCGTCGGCAGCCCGGTGAAGTTCTCCTCCTTCAAGCCGGAGGTCGTCGGCGCCCCGCTGCTGGGCGAGCACAGCTCCGAGGTACTGGTGGAACTGGGCTACGACGAGGAGACCATCGGCCGACTGAAGGAGAGCGGGGTCATCGTCTGA
- a CDS encoding LysR family transcriptional regulator, with product MLFRQLEYFVAVARERHFARAAESCYVSQPALSAAIAKLERELNVTLINRGHNYQGLTPEGERLVVWAKRILAEQDAFKAEVAAVQSGITGTLRLGTDPTASTTLALPVAAFCAAHPLAKVQVRSRLSTKELHRQLRDYELDVAIAHFDPDDQEGLQVVPLYQERYMLLVSDDQLVAQSATVSWADAAQLPLALLTPDMRIRQIVDTVFAEKGYVVTPQVETDSIASLYAHVGGGGWASIVPHTWLRAMPVVGRTRALPLIDPEAGAQVSVAIHAATPGSVAARAFVNAATGLSLDDFFARPLPTEHRVR from the coding sequence ATGCTGTTCCGGCAGCTCGAATACTTCGTGGCGGTGGCGAGGGAACGGCACTTCGCCCGGGCGGCGGAATCCTGCTACGTCTCCCAGCCCGCGCTCTCGGCGGCGATCGCCAAACTGGAGCGGGAGCTGAACGTCACGCTGATCAACCGCGGCCACAACTACCAGGGCCTCACCCCGGAGGGCGAGCGGCTCGTGGTGTGGGCCAAGCGGATCCTCGCCGAACAGGACGCCTTCAAGGCCGAGGTGGCCGCCGTGCAGTCCGGCATCACGGGGACCCTGCGGCTCGGCACCGACCCCACCGCGTCCACGACCCTCGCCCTTCCCGTGGCCGCCTTCTGCGCGGCGCACCCGCTGGCCAAGGTCCAGGTCCGCTCCCGGCTGTCGACGAAGGAACTCCATCGCCAGCTGCGCGACTACGAACTCGACGTGGCCATCGCCCACTTCGACCCGGACGACCAGGAGGGCCTCCAGGTCGTCCCCCTCTACCAGGAGCGGTACATGCTCCTGGTCTCCGACGACCAGCTGGTGGCCCAGTCCGCCACCGTGTCCTGGGCGGACGCGGCCCAGTTGCCGCTCGCGCTGCTGACGCCGGACATGCGGATCCGCCAGATCGTCGACACCGTGTTCGCGGAGAAGGGGTACGTGGTGACCCCGCAGGTCGAGACGGACTCGATCGCCTCCCTCTACGCGCACGTGGGCGGCGGTGGCTGGGCGAGCATCGTGCCCCACACCTGGCTGCGCGCGATGCCGGTGGTCGGCCGGACGAGAGCCCTCCCGCTGATCGACCCGGAGGCCGGAGCCCAGGTCTCTGTCGCGATCCACGCGGCGACCCCCGGGTCGGTCGCCGCCCGCGCGTTCGTCAACGCGGCGACCGGCCTCTCCCTGGACGACTTCTTCGCCCGCCCCCTACCCACCGAACACCGGGTGCGCTGA
- the fusA gene encoding elongation factor G produces the protein MRTNNPNPLAVRNLGILAHVDAGKTTVTERILFATGTTHKRGEVHDGTTVTDFDPQERDRGITIFAAAVSCAWDGHRLNLIDTPGHVDFADEVERSLRVLDGAVAVFDAVAGVEPQSESVWRQADRHGVPRIAFVNKLDRAGADLDTAVESIRRRLHPAPLVVQLPIGSEDGFTGVVDLLRMRALTWADDTNTADEGPVPDGLREEALRRRRLLEEAVAERHPAALEEFCDRETLSAGTLTAALRDLTRSGDGVVVLCGSAYRNRGVEPLLDAVVAYLPSPLDVPAVRGENGEERPCDPAAPFAALAFKVNATPTGRLTYVRVYSGTIEKGATVWDAGARRTERIGRILRVQADRHAQLERAVAGDIIAVVGLKSARAGSTLCAPDAPLVLEPAGVAEPVVSVAVEAERSVDTDRLASALARLAEEDPSLGVRTDVETGQTLLSGMGELHLEVAVEKVRREHGLTLNVGRPRVSYRETVGRGVSGSVFRHVKQDGGAGQFAHVVLDVEPSAEGFEFRSAVVGGRVPQEYARAVEAGCRDALAEGPLGGHQVTGLRVTLTDGSTHVKDSSDTAFRTAGRFGLREALRACAMVLLEPVVEVTVTVPEDAVGAVLGDLAARRGRVSGSVTRGGSAVVTATVPLAELFGYATRLRSRTQGRGTFTARPTGYAPAPAEAVARR, from the coding sequence GTGCGCACCAACAACCCCAACCCGCTCGCCGTCCGCAATCTCGGGATCCTCGCCCACGTCGACGCGGGCAAGACCACCGTCACCGAGCGGATCCTGTTCGCCACCGGAACCACGCACAAGCGTGGCGAGGTCCACGACGGCACCACCGTCACCGACTTCGACCCGCAGGAGCGGGACCGCGGCATCACCATCTTCGCCGCGGCCGTGAGCTGCGCGTGGGACGGACATCGCCTCAATCTGATCGACACCCCGGGGCACGTCGACTTCGCCGACGAGGTGGAGCGCTCGCTCAGGGTGCTGGACGGGGCGGTCGCGGTGTTCGACGCGGTCGCGGGCGTGGAGCCGCAGAGCGAATCGGTGTGGCGGCAGGCGGACCGGCACGGTGTGCCGAGGATCGCGTTCGTCAACAAGCTGGACCGCGCGGGCGCCGACCTGGACACGGCCGTCGAGTCGATCCGGCGGCGGCTGCATCCGGCCCCGCTGGTCGTGCAGTTGCCCATCGGCAGCGAGGACGGCTTCACCGGAGTCGTCGATCTGCTGAGGATGCGGGCGCTGACCTGGGCTGACGACACCAACACTGCCGACGAGGGACCCGTGCCGGACGGTCTGCGTGAGGAGGCCCTACGGCGACGTCGGCTGCTGGAGGAAGCGGTCGCCGAACGCCACCCGGCTGCCCTGGAGGAGTTCTGCGACCGGGAGACCCTCTCCGCCGGCACCCTCACCGCCGCCCTGCGGGACCTCACCCGCAGCGGCGACGGCGTGGTCGTCCTGTGCGGCTCGGCCTACCGCAACCGCGGCGTCGAACCGCTGCTGGACGCCGTCGTGGCATATCTGCCGTCGCCGCTCGACGTGCCCGCCGTACGTGGTGAGAACGGCGAGGAGCGGCCCTGCGACCCGGCGGCGCCCTTCGCGGCACTGGCGTTCAAGGTGAACGCCACCCCGACGGGACGGCTGACGTACGTACGCGTGTACTCGGGAACGATCGAGAAGGGAGCCACGGTGTGGGACGCGGGCGCGCGGCGCACCGAGCGCATCGGGCGGATCCTGCGCGTACAGGCCGACCGGCACGCCCAGTTGGAACGGGCGGTCGCCGGCGACATCATCGCCGTCGTCGGGCTGAAGTCGGCCCGCGCCGGCTCGACCCTGTGCGCGCCGGACGCCCCGCTCGTGCTCGAACCGGCTGGTGTGGCGGAGCCGGTCGTGTCGGTGGCGGTCGAGGCGGAGCGGTCCGTCGACACCGACCGGTTGGCCTCGGCGCTCGCCCGACTGGCCGAGGAGGACCCGTCGCTCGGTGTCCGCACGGACGTCGAGACCGGTCAGACCCTGCTCTCGGGCATGGGTGAACTGCATCTGGAGGTCGCTGTGGAGAAGGTGCGGCGCGAGCATGGCCTGACCCTCAACGTCGGCCGTCCGAGGGTGAGTTACCGCGAGACGGTCGGACGCGGGGTGTCCGGGTCGGTCTTCCGGCACGTCAAACAGGACGGCGGGGCGGGGCAGTTCGCGCATGTCGTGCTCGACGTGGAGCCGTCGGCCGAAGGGTTCGAGTTCCGCTCGGCCGTCGTCGGCGGGCGCGTCCCGCAGGAGTACGCCCGCGCGGTCGAGGCCGGCTGCCGGGATGCCCTGGCCGAGGGCCCTCTCGGCGGGCACCAGGTGACCGGGCTGCGGGTCACGCTCACCGACGGGTCGACCCATGTGAAGGACTCCTCGGACACGGCCTTCCGCACGGCGGGCCGGTTCGGTCTCCGGGAGGCCCTGCGCGCCTGCGCGATGGTCCTCCTGGAGCCGGTCGTCGAGGTGACGGTCACCGTCCCCGAGGACGCCGTCGGCGCGGTGCTCGGCGACCTCGCCGCACGCCGCGGCCGGGTCTCGGGCTCGGTCACGCGCGGCGGCTCGGCGGTCGTCACGGCGACCGTGCCCCTGGCCGAACTCTTCGGCTACGCGACGAGGTTGCGCAGCCGCACCCAGGGCCGCGGCACCTTCACGGCCCGTCCGACGGGCTACGCGCCGGCTCCCGCCGAGGCGGTGGCCCGGCGGTAG